The sequence CTTCATTAATCGCCGTAGTAGCCAGCTGGCTCAGACTTTGATCAATAGCATTCCCAAAGGGCGTCATACCGACGCCCGCAATATAGGCTTTCTGTTTCAAGGGAAACTCCGCGTTACTTACCCAGCTTCTCATCGTCGATCAGATAGCTTCCGCCCTTGATCGCGAGTACTTCGTTGCAGCCGTCCTCAATCAATGAGGCACGGGCATCACGCAGCATTTTTTCCATCGGGTATTCTTTGGTCAGGCCATTGCCGCCAAAAATCTGCAGCGCGTCGCTGCACACCTCGAAGGAGTTTTGAGTACCGGTGGTTTTGGAGAACATGGCCGCACACAATGAGGGGACGGCTGTCTCCGGATCATTGTTGTAGTCCAGCCCACGACGGGTTATCGCCCGTGAGGCTTCAACTTTGCGGAACATGTGGAACAGGCGGGATTTGACCGACTGGTGATTGATAATCTGCGTACCGCCCGCGATACGCTCGTGAGCGTAGTCCAGCGCCATATCGGCGGCGGCCTGAGCCAGACCGGTGAAGGTGGCGCCCATCAGAGCATTGGCTTCAGCATGAATGCAGTACACGGCACGCTGATAATCTTCCGGACCGGCCAGCAGGTACTTGCGCGGCAGCCGAACGTTATCGAAGAAAATTTCGCCCTGGTTCAGCGCGCGCTGACCCATTTTATCCAGCGGCTTGCCGCGGGAAATGCCGGGCAGGTTCATCGGGAACACCAGCACACAGCCGTTTTGCGGGTCCGGGCCATTACCGCTGTCGGCAGCGCAGTAAAGAATGCAGACATCGGCGATAACGCCGTTAGAAACCCACGCCGCTTTCTGACCATTCAGAATAATATCGTCGCCGCGCAGGTCGGCCACGATATTCGGGCGACCGTATTTGCCCCCGGGCTGGGCAGCACTCAGACTGGGGTCGAGCATGTCTGAGCCGTGGTCGGGCTCGGTGATACCCCAGCAGCCCAGCATGGTATCGGGGAATTCTTCCAGCAGGTCAGCGCGGCCAAATTTGGCGCTCAGCCACTGAGGCAGAATGCCGGCACCCACAGAAATCGCCAGGCCGGCGTCGCCGTAACCCAGCTCTTCAAATAGAATGCCGAACAGCAGTGCCGCCTCACGGGGGGGCATTTGGCTCAGCGCTTCAATGGTGACGCCAAGCTCGAGATATTTTTGACGGAATTCCCAAAATCGCGAATCTTTGGCAATTACCTCTTCGGGGCTCAGGCGGTCCAGTTCAATGCCGATGGGGCGCACCACGTTCACGGCAAAGTCGCGCAGGGTTTTCTGGAATTCAGCAATATCCTCTGGCAGCGTGGCTTCAGCGCCAGACGGGGTCAGCTTGCTCTTAGGCGTAGCAGGCCAGCTGTACGGGGGAGCATCCAGATTGCGGTAATCGAATTCTGTGGTGTTTTCGGCAAGGGCGTGATCAGTCATGACGTTTCCTCTACATCGTTATGTTTGTTATTGGCGAGCAATCGCGTTGATAGGATATTAGCCATCGCGGCCGAAAAGGCAGATGTTTACAGCAGACATTCTGATTGTTAATTTACGACAGCCTTAAATTATGTGTGTCGTGACCCATGGAGATCCGCTCTTCACTGTCAGTGCCACCGGCCCGTCATCTGGGCTATGGCCTGAACCCGCTGATTACTCTGCTGAAAGAGCACGGTATCGACCCCCTGTTGGTCATGGAAAAGGCCTCCATTCCAGAGGAGGCGCTGGATAGCCCCACCTATCAGCTAACGCCGCAGCAGGAGCTGAGCTTCACGTCTGAA comes from Spongiibacter tropicus DSM 19543 and encodes:
- a CDS encoding acyl-CoA dehydrogenase family protein; this translates as MTDHALAENTTEFDYRNLDAPPYSWPATPKSKLTPSGAEATLPEDIAEFQKTLRDFAVNVVRPIGIELDRLSPEEVIAKDSRFWEFRQKYLELGVTIEALSQMPPREAALLFGILFEELGYGDAGLAISVGAGILPQWLSAKFGRADLLEEFPDTMLGCWGITEPDHGSDMLDPSLSAAQPGGKYGRPNIVADLRGDDIILNGQKAAWVSNGVIADVCILYCAADSGNGPDPQNGCVLVFPMNLPGISRGKPLDKMGQRALNQGEIFFDNVRLPRKYLLAGPEDYQRAVYCIHAEANALMGATFTGLAQAAADMALDYAHERIAGGTQIINHQSVKSRLFHMFRKVEASRAITRRGLDYNNDPETAVPSLCAAMFSKTTGTQNSFEVCSDALQIFGGNGLTKEYPMEKMLRDARASLIEDGCNEVLAIKGGSYLIDDEKLGK